One Heyndrickxia oleronia genomic window, TAAGACTCCCCAACAATTAGATATTCTTGATCAGGGATGACAATATTAATAAACTCTAATACTGCGTTCAACATCTCATCAGAACAACTTATATCATGGTAGTTTCTTGTTAATCCCATACCTGGTAAATCTATATATATACGTCGCCAACCTTCTCTATTTGTAAAGACAGGCTCCATACATCCAGTCATTAATCGAGGTCAGGAGAATAGCCGTGGATCATTAATATTGGTATACCTTGTCCCATCTCTTCATAATAAATTTTAGCTTGATGAACTTTACAATATGCCATTTGTAATCCCCTAACTCTTTAATTAACGTATTTTACAGGTTATTGGTAATTAACATTTTAATATATGCACAATTTATTATAGGCTGTTTTCGTGAGATAAGAGCCTTATTATAAAACTCAATAAAATATTATTTCTATAAATATACTAATTAATCCTTCTACAATTAGGGGATTAATCCTCTCTTTATTGACATTAGCTTTCAATCCTCAAGTAGAATAAAAAGTGATGTGCTTTTTAAATTATTTTCATTAAATTGAAAAGATTAGAATTTAACCCTCATTTTTTTTCATTTGAACAGAATGAAAATTATATATTGACTTGCTTAACTAAATTTGATTTTATCTTTGCTGATTTATACCATTGAAGACAGAAAATATATATTAATATAATATCTACTAAATCTCCTCCATAATACATGATCATCCCTCCTATTTCCGCCTGTGTTGTAGTTACTCCATTAGGTGGATGAGCATATATGTATTTCGACAAGACTCCATGACTAGCCATTGAAATGATCATAATAATTGCTCGGTACATATAACTTGTTCTATGAGGTATTGGGTCAATATAAATAAATGCAGCTGTATACACATAGCCTGCAATAAAGACATGTAAATGGATGAATAAATAAAGGAGGAGATTTTGATGCATTTGGGAAAAGAGATTTGTTGTATAAAGAAGCCATAGTCCACCCACATTTAGTAAAGAAGCAGTCAGTGGATCACAAATCAGCCTAATCGGAAAACTCTTTAGCACCTTTGTAATATAACGTGCGTGTTTTACTCTAAGTGTTCTTAAAAAAAGGGTCATTGGAGCAGATAGGAGGATTAATAACGGAGCAACCATTCCTAGCAGTAAATGACCAAACATATGAGCAGTAAAATCCTTATGTACACTTTTTGCTAATGGCCCAACAGCTATAGTTGCCATACAAAGTATTCCTAGCGCCCAATAGAATATACGAAGGTAAGACC contains:
- a CDS encoding cytochrome c oxidase assembly protein; amino-acid sequence: MNNEHMEHFKITIVEPFLLIPFILLFFLYLIACIVSNRHYKRWSYLRIFYWALGILCMATIAVGPLAKSVHKDFTAHMFGHLLLGMVAPLLILLSAPMTLFLRTLRVKHARYITKVLKSFPIRLICDPLTASLLNVGGLWLLYTTNLFSQMHQNLLLYLFIHLHVFIAGYVYTAAFIYIDPIPHRTSYMYRAIIMIISMASHGVLSKYIYAHPPNGVTTTQAEIGGMIMYYGGDLVDIILIYIFCLQWYKSAKIKSNLVKQVNI